The Anaerobaca lacustris genome segment AAAAGGCCGGGACCAGGCACAGCAGCACGTGCTCGCGGGCATACCATCTGACCAGATGCAGCGATTCCATGATCGCCCCATCGAATCTCTTGAAGCCCACCGGCAGATAGAAGCACCCCAGGAACACGGCGGCGATCAGAACCAGCTTCTTCCACTCGCGTTTCCAATCCATACACGAAGAACCTCAACAATACTGCACCAGGATCATGACTATACAACCAAATAATCACATAGTGAACATAACAAAACGCCCCCTACCCCAGCGCCTTGAGGAGGGCCGCATCGCGGGCAGTCCTGTCGCGCAGCACGTCATCGATGCAGCCGAGGAACTTCAACACGCAGGGGGTCCGCAATTCATAGAACACCTTCAGGCCGTCTTTTCGCCACGCCAGAACCCCCGCATGAACCATCATCGACAGGTGCCGGGACACGTTCGATCGCTCGGCCCCCACATGATCGGCGATATCACAGACACACCGCTCGCCGTCCCGCAGGAAATCCACGATCGCCACGCGAATCGGGTGGGCGATGGCCTTGGCGACCTCTGCCTGTTTTGCGAATAGAGCTTGCATTGCATTTTATCCTGACAATTCGGAGCGAACATGAGTATGTGAGTGTATACTCATAAATACACAAACAGGTTTGCGGGGTCAAACATTTTTCTG includes the following:
- a CDS encoding ArsR/SmtB family transcription factor, whose translation is MQALFAKQAEVAKAIAHPIRVAIVDFLRDGERCVCDIADHVGAERSNVSRHLSMMVHAGVLAWRKDGLKVFYELRTPCVLKFLGCIDDVLRDRTARDAALLKALG